A single genomic interval of Oreochromis aureus strain Israel breed Guangdong linkage group 12, ZZ_aureus, whole genome shotgun sequence harbors:
- the fzd10 gene encoding frizzled-10, translating to MCSAVKVSLIYALVLLLLSSRGSAISSIDPDWSGEGRCQHITIPQCKDIGYNMTRMPNLMGHDDQKEAAIKLQEFATLIQFGCHSHLRFFLCSLYAPMCTEQVSNPIPACRVMCEQVKLKCSPILEHFNFPWPESLDCSRLPTKNDPNNLCMEAPNNGSDEPPKVSHTQPPDFRLQRPLSGQDLHPKDSGSKQMCSNPGKFHFVEKSESCAPKCYPKVDVYWSQGDKQFSLVWMAIWSILCFVSSAFTVLTFLIDPQRFKYPERPIIFLSMSYCVYSVGYLIRLFVGADRIACDRDNGVQYIIQEGLESTGCTIVFLILYYFGMASSLWWVILTLTWFLAAGKKWGHEAIEANSSYFHLAAWAIPAIKTIMILVMRKVAGDELTGVCYVGSMDVKALTGFVLIPLSCYLIIGTSFLLSGFVALFHIRKIMKTEGENTDKLEKLMVRIGVFSVLYTVPATCVIACYFYERLNMDYWRILAGEQKCSSSGLESDDCIMKASIPAVEIFMVKIFMLLVVGITSGMWIWTSKTLQSWQNVFSRKIKKRTRRKAASVFTSSRPYIKPHPSLKGHNTKYEPTRPPPTCV from the coding sequence ATGTGTTCAGCTGTTAAAGTGAGCCTTATCTATGcgctggtgctgctgctgttgagcAGTAGAGGCTCAGCCATAAGCTCAATAGATCCTGACTGGTCAGGAGAGGGGAGATGTCAGCACATCACCATCCCTCAGTGTAAAGACATTGGCTACAACATGACTCGCATGCCAAATCTGATGGGCCACGATGACCAAAAAGAGGCAGCGATAAAGCTGCAGGAGTTTGCCACCCTCATACAGTTTGGATGTCACAGCCACCTCAGATTTTTCCTCTGCTCACTCTATGCTCCCATGTGCACGGAGCAGGTGTCAAACCCCATTCCAGCGTGTAGAGTTATGTGTGAGCAGGTCAAGCTGAAATGTTCTCCCATCCTGGAACATTTTAACTTCCCCTGGCCGGAGTCTCTGGACTGCTCACGTCTGCCTACCAAAAATGACCCAAACAACCTCTGCATGGAGGCGCCCAACAATGGCTCGGACGAACCTCCCAAAGTCTCCCACACCCAGCCTCCGGATTTCAGGCTGCAGCGGCCTCTGAGTGGGCAGGACCTTCACCCTAAAGACAGTGGCAGCAAGCAGATGTGCAGCAACCCAGGCAAGTTCCACTTTGTGGAGAAGAGTGAGTCCTGTGCCCCCAAATGCTACCCAAAAGTGGATGTGTACTGGAGTCAGGGAGACAAGCAGTTTTCTCTGGTGTGGATGGCCATCTGGTCCATCCTGTGCTTTGTCTCAAGCGCCTTCACAGTGCTCACTTTCCTCATTGACCCACAGCGTTTCAAATACCCCGAAAGACCAATCATCTTCCTCTCCATGTCCTACTGTGTTTACTCTGTGGGCTACCTCATTCGGCTCTTTGTGGGAGCTGACAGAATAGCCTGCGACAGAGACAACGGGGTCCAATATATTATCCAGGAGGGTCTGGAGAGCACAGGCTGCACTATTGTGTTCCTCATTCTGTATTATTTTGGCATGGCCAGCTCCCTCTGGTGGGTTATCCTGACCCTCACGTGGTTCTTGGCTGCTGGGAAGAAATGGGGTCACGAGGCCATCGAAGCAAACAGCAGCTACTTCCATCTGGCAGCGTGGGCCATCCCTGCCATAAAGACAATCATGATACTGGTGATGAGGAAGGTGGCCGGAGACGAGCTGACAGGCGTCTGCTACGTGGGCAGCATGGATGTCAAAGCTCTCACGGGTTTTGTGCTCATTCCTCTCTCCTGCTATCTCATTATCGGCACTTCATTTCTGCTGTCCGGCTTTGTCGCACTATTCCACATCCGCAAGATTATGAAAACCGAGGGAGAGAACACAGACAAGCTTGAGAAGCTGATGGTTCGCATCGGCGTCTTCTCCGTCCTCTACACTGTCCCAGCCACCTGCGTCATCGCCTGCTATTTCTACGAGAGGCTCAACATGGACTACTGGCGCATCCTCGCAGGGGAGCAGAAATGCAGCAGCAGCGGGCTAGAGTCCGACGACTGCATCATGAAGGCTTCTATCCCCGCTGTCGAGATCTTCATGGTGAAGATCTTCATGCTGCTGGTGGTGGGCATCACCAGCGGCATGTGGATCTGGACCTCAAAGACACTGCAGTCATGGCAGAACGTGTTCAGCAGGAAGATAAAGAAGAGGACGAGGCGGAAGGCTGCCAGTGTGTTCACCAGCAGCAGGCCTTACATTAAACCTCACCCATCTCTCAAAGGGCACAACACTAAATACGAGCCCACGCGCCCCCCTCCAACATGTGTATGA